CCAATCCTGCCTCCTATCGCGATCTCCTGCGCATCGTCATCGTGGGCCATGTCGACCATGGCAAGTCCACGCTTGTCGGTCGTATGTTTCATGACACCGGCTCCCTGCCGGATGGCAAATACGAGTCCATCAAGGCGATGTGCGAGCGGCGCGGCGTGCCGTTCGAATGGGCCTTCCTCATGGATGCACTGCAGGCGGAGCGCGATCAGGGCATCACCATCGACACCAGCCAGATCTGGTTCAAGACCGAGGCGCGCGACTACACCATCATCGATGCGCCGGGCCACAAGGAATTCCTGAAGAATATGATCACCGGCGCCGCGCAATCGGACGCCGCGCTGCTGATCATCGACGCGGCCGAAGGCGTGCGCGAGCAGTCCCGCCGTCACGGCTACCTGCTGCATCTGCTTGGCATCCGGCAGGTCGCGGTCGCCGTCAACAAGATGGACCTGATCAACTACGAAAAGGATCAGTTCGACCTGATCGAGCAGGAATACCGCGACTATCTCACCTCCATCGGCGTGACGCCGACCTTCGTCATTCCGGTTTCCGCGCGTCAGGGCGACAATATCGTCAACCAGACAGGCGCGATGCCCTGGTACAAGGGGCCGACGATTGTGAAGGCCCTCGACAGCTTTCTGCCCGCCGCGTCGCCCGTCGACCGGCCGTTGCGGTTCCCGGTGCAGGACGTATACAAGTTCGACCATCGCCGCATTATCGCGGGGCGTATCGAGGAAGGCCGGCTCGCGGTCGGCGACGAACTCGTTTTCTCGCCGTCGAACAAGACGGCGCGGGTCAAGTCCATCGAGTACTGGTCGACAGTTCCCGGCAAGCAGGCCCCCACTGAAGGCGTTGCGGGAGAATCCATCGGCATCACGCTCGATGAGCAGATTTTCGTCGAACGCGGCGAGCTCGTCAGCCATGCCGAAAATCCCCCGATCGAGACGGATGTGTTCCGTGCACGCATCTTCTGGCTTGGCCATGAGCCTCTGGTAAAGGGCAAGAGCTACCGCATCAAACTCGGCACGCTCGAGGCACCGGTTACCGTTCAGTCGATTGAAAGCATTGTCGATACGAGCGATCTTTCCAACTCCTCTTCCCATCAGGTTGAACGCAACCAGGTTGCCGAAATCGTCATTCGTGCGCGCCGCATGCTCGCTCTCGACGAGTTCACCAAGGCGCCGAAAAGCGGCCGTTTCGTTCTCATCGACAAATACGACATCGCCGGCGGCGGCATCATTTCGATGGAAGGCTATGCCGACCAGCGCGACCTCATTACGTCGCGTTCGACCAACATCACCCGCGTCGAGCATGGCATCACCAATGAGGCGCGCGCCTTCCGCAACGGTCACAAGGGCGGTGTGCTCTGGTTCACCGGCCTCTCCGGCGCGGGTAAGTCGACGCTCGCCGTCGCACTCGAGAAAAAGCTCTTCGAGAAGGGTTATAACGTCTTCGTTCTGGACGGGGATAACGTGCGGCACGGCCTCAATGCCAACCTGAGCTTCTCGCCCGAAGACCGCGCGGAAAATATCCGCCGCGTCGGGGAGGTCTCGGCGCTGTTCGCGCGCGCTGGCATGATTGCCATCACCTCCTTCATCTCGCCCTACAGGTCGGATCGCGACCGTGCGCGAGCTGCGGCAGAGGCGGATTTCCACGAAATCTACGTCAAGGCGGACGTCGCCACCTGCGAGGCGCGCGATCCGAAGGGCCTCTACAAGAAGGCCCGAGCTGGTGAGATCAAGGATTTCACGGGTATTTCCGCCCCCTATGAGGAGCCGGAGAGCGCCGAACTGACCGTGGATACGGCCATCACGCCGATAGACGAGGCGGTGGAGAAACTCGTCAACTATGTGGAGATGAAGTTCAAGGTATAAGACCCTGGTGGAATAGTTGAGCAGGGTCCTCCATGAGCGTTCTCGTTACCGGCGGTGCGGGTTATATCGGCAGCCACACAGCCCTCGATCTGGCCAGTTCCGGCGAAAAGGTTGTCGTTCTCGACAATCTTTCGACCGGCTTTGACTGGGCGGTTCAGGAGCCGGAGGCTCTCTATATCGGCGACATAGCGGATGAGGCGCTTGTCGACAGGATCATCGCGACACATGAAATCGAGGCGGTGATCCATTTTGCCGGCTCGATCATCGTGCCGGAATCCGTGGCAGACCCGCTCAAATACTATCTCAACAACACCGCCAAATCGCGCACCCTCATCGAGAGATGCGTGGCGGGCGGCGTGAAGCATTTCATTTTCTCATCCACTGCCGCCGTCTACGGAATGCCGGAGCAATCGCCGGTGGATGAAAGCGCCGTGCTGCGGCCGATGTCGCCTTATGGCCGCTCGAAGCTGATGACCGAATGGATGTTGAGCGACGTCGCCGCGGTCCATGACATGAGCTACGCGGCCTTGCGATATTTCAATGTTGCCGGCGCGGATCCGAAGGGCCGTGTCGGACAGTCGACGGCAAATGCGACCCACCTCATCAAGGTCGCCTGCCAGACGGCCCTTGGCCAGCGGCCTCATATCGAGATTTTCGGCGACGATTATCCGACAACCGACGGCACCTGTATCCGCGATTATATCCATGTGAGCGACCTCGCGGCGGCGCATACCGCCGCCCTCGGCTATCTCAGGAAAGGCGGCTCCAGCCTCGTTGCCAATTGCGGCTATGGGCATGGGTTCTCGGTCCTCGAAGTGCTGGATGCTGTCGAGCGGGCGGCAGGCCATGGTTATGAAATCCGCAGGGCACCACGCCGTCTTGGCGACCCGGCTTCCGTGGTTTCCAATCCGGCGCTGATCAAAAGCACGCTCGACTGGAAGCCTGCGTTCGACGATCTGGACGTGATCGTTGCGCATGCACTTGCCTGGGAAAAACGGCTTTTGGAGCCCAACCGCTGAGGCGCCATTGCTCTACCCGGGCCTCAGGGAATCGGGGCAACATAGCGAAATATAAATTCATTTCCGTATTAACTGGGCGCTGTGCAATTTTTGGCGCTCCCGTTCCTCGGGTTTAAGTGGAGACTATCGAGCCCATGACGACGAACGCTCCCGGCGCCGTCATTCTTGCCGCGGGCAAAGGCACGCGGATGAAATCGCGCTTGCCCAAGGTGCTGCATCCCATCGCCGGCAAGCCCATGCTGGGCCATGTTCTGTCCGCTGTCAGCGCGCTTGGCAGCGAACGTCCGGTGCTGGTTGTCGGACCGGGCATGGACGAAGTCGCCACTTATGCCCGTGGTCTCGTTTCCGGTCTTACTATTGCGGTCCAGGAAAAGCAGCTCGGTACGGGCGACGCGGTTCGTGCCGCCGCACCGCATATCGATAAGAAAGAAAGTGTGGTCCTCGTCGTCTTTGGCGATACGCCGCTTGTCCGCGCGGAAACGCTGGCGGATATGACGCGGCGTTGCGAAGAAGGCAGCGACATCGTCGTTCTGGGTTTTGAGGCGGCCGATCCCACCGGTTACGGACGGCTCATCCTCGATGGCAACGATGTGGTCAGGATTGTCGAGCACAAGGATGCGAGCGAGGAAGAGCGCAAGAACAAGCTCTGTTTCGGCGGGCCGATGGCGGTTCGCGCCGCGCATCTGCCGGCGCTCCTCGCCAAGCTCACCAACAAGAACGCTCAGGGTGAATTCTACATGACGGACTTCGTCGCGCATGGCCGCGCCGCCGGTCTTGTCTGCAGCGCGGTCTTCTGTCTCGAAGCGGATATGCAGGGTGTCAACAGCCGCGCTGATCTGGCGGCGGCCGAAGCCACCATGCAGCAAAGGCTGCGCATGGCCGCCATGGCCGGTGGCGTTACGATGCTCGATCCGTCGAGCGTTTACTTGAGCATGGATACCGAGTTCGGAGAGGACGTGACGGTGGGCCAGAATGTTGTTTTCGGGCCCGGTTGCGTCATTGCCAACGGCGTCACTATCAAGGCTTTCTCTCACCTCGAAGGTGCGCATGTTGCAGAAGGAGCGGAGATCGGTCCTTTTGCACGCATCCGGCCGGGTTCCGAAATCGGCCGCAAGGCGCGGATCGGCAACTTCGTGGAAACAAAGAAGGCGCGGATCGAGGACGGCGCCAAGGTCAATCATCTGTCCTATATCGGCGATGCGCGCGTCGGTGCGGGCGCCAATATCGGCGCGGGTACCATCACGTGCAATTACGACGGATATAACAAGTTTTTCACGGATATCGGTGCTGGCGCCTTTATCGGCTCCAACAGTTCGCTGGTCGCTCCGGTCAGCATCGGCGATGGGGCTTATCTCGGCTCCGGCAGTGTCGTGACAAAAGATGTAGCCGCGGATGCTTTGGGCGTTGCCCGCGCAAGACAATTCGAAAAACCGGGCTGGGCGGCGGCGTTCCACGCGAAACACAAAGACAAGAAGAAGGCTTCAGGCGAATAGCATGTGTGGCATTGTCGGCATCATTGGAACGAAGCCTGTTGCGCCCATTATTCTGGAGGCGTTGAAACGTCTCGAATATCGCGGCTATGACAGTGCGGGGATTGCAACGCTGTCGGGCGGGGAAATCATTCGCCGGCGCGCGGAAGGCAAGCTCGCAAATCTGGAACGTGCGCTCGACGACAATCCGCTCGACGGCATTATAGGCATTGGCCATACGCGCTGGGCAACGCATGGCGCTCCCGTCGAAAGGAACGCGCATCCTCATGTGACGGACCGTGTCGCTATCGTCCATAACGGCATTATCGAGAACTTTCGGGAGCTGCGCGAGAGGCTGACTGCCGGGGGAGCCATTTTCACGACGGAAACGGACAGCGAAGTCATCGCGCATCTCGTGACCCATTATCTCGACCAGGGGATTTCTCCCCGGGAGGCCGCCAGCGCCGCGCTCACGGAACTGGAGGGCGCGTTTGCGCTCGGCATCATTTTTCGTGGCGAGGAAGATCTGATCATCGGTGCGCGTCGCGGCCCTCCCTTGGCCGTCGGATATGGCGATGACGCCATGTATCTCGGCTCCGATGCATTCGCACTTGCCCCCATGACCAGCCGTGTCAGCTTCCTCGAAGATGGCGACCGGGTAGAGATCACTCGTACCTCGGTTGCGGTTTTCGATGTCCATGGGCAACCGGTCAAACGTCCCATCCGGATTGCCGATGTCTCGGCTGCCCTGGTCGACAAGGGCAATCACCGCCATTTCATGGCGAAGGAAATTTTTGAACAGCCCGAGGTCATCGGACACACGCTTTCGGAATATGTGAACCCGCTCGACGATACGATCCGGAACACGGACCTGCCCGTTGATCTCGCATCCGTCCCCCGCATCACCATCGTGGCCTGCGGTACCGCTTATTACGCCGGCCTCGTGGCGAAGTACTGGTTCGAAAGATATGCCCGGGTCTCCGTCGAGGTGGATATTGCCTCCGAGTTCCGGTACCGCGATGCGGCGCTGACGGAAGGCGGCCTCGCCATCTTCATTTCACAATCGGGCGAGACGGCCGACACGCTGGCCGCCCTTCAATATTGCCGTGCACAGGGACAAAAGATCCTGTCGGTCGTGAATGTGACTGAATCCTCCATCGCGCGCGCCTCGGACGCGATCCTGCCGACTTTTGCCGGACCTGAAATCGGGGTCGCTTCGACAAAGGCCTTTACATGCCAGCTCACGACGCTGGCGGTGCTGGCTATTCGCACGGGCATTGCACGTGGGGCGGTTGACAAGACAGATGAAGCGCGGCTGGTGCGTACACTGATGGAAATACCGCGTCACGTCGCCGAAGCTCTGGCGAGCGATGAACATATTCAGACATTGAGCGCGGACCTCGCCAAGGCGCGGGACGTACTCTATCTCGGGCGCGGGCATAACTATCCGATCGCGTTGGAAGGCGCCCTGAAGCTCAAGGAAATTTCCTATATCCACGCCGAAGGCTATGCCGCCGGCGAACTCAAGCACGGTCCCATCGCGCTTATCGATGAGGAAGTGCCGGTCGTGGTGATCTCACCTGTCGATGAGCTGTTCGATAAAACGATTTCGAACATGCAGGAAGTAATCGCGCGCGGCGGCCGGGTGGTCCTGATTTCCGACAAGGCGGGGATTGCGCGTGCCGGGGATGGTCTCTGGGCCGAAATCGAAGTGCCGCCGGTGGATCCGCTGATTGCCCCCATCGTCAATGCGATCCCGGTGCAACTGCTCGCCTATCACACCGCCGTTTCCAAGGGCACCGACGTCGACCAGCCGCGTAATCTGGCGAAATCGGTGACTGTGGAATAGGGCGATTCGGGCACTTTTAACGCCAAAGACGAAGCCTGAGGCGCTGTAATCCATTGATATTATTTGCATATCCCCGATCGCGGCGGTCGGCAGGTCTGGCGTGATAAGATTTGCGCGAGATTCAACAGGCCATCGCGTATCGGGGAGGGCCGGTCGATGCGGCATCCAGAATGCGACGTTTGATGCGCGGCGGAAGGCGAGGAATTGCCATTTCCCTGCTTGTAATGCTTGTGGCCCTGTTGCTCCCGGCGCCCTATCCGGCGAGCGCGAGCAGCGCGGAGGATGAAGCCGCAGCCTTGATGAAGGCGGGGGCGGATTCCATCGAACGCGGCCAGTACGACAAGGCAGCCGTCGACTTCTCGAATGCACTTGATAGTGGCGGGCTGACGCCGGAAGGCCGCGCTCTCGCCTATCACCACAGGGGCGTCTCATTTCTGAAGGTCGGCCAGCAGGATGCGGCCATTGCCGATTACACCCGCGCCATTACCGCGAATGCGCTGCCGGCCATGGTGCTGGCACGGGCCTATTACAATCGCGGCATTGCCTATAGTAACACGGGCAAGGTGGATGCCGCCGAGCGCGACTATCTCAAGACCATCGAGCTGACGCCGGATTACGCTGCGGCCTATCACAATCTCGCAAACCTGGAGCGGCGGCGTCATGCCTATGACGACGCGATCCTCCATTACACAGCGGCGATCGACAACATGCAGGGTAGGGAGCGGAAGCTACCGCTCTTTGGGCGAGCCCTGGCGCTGGAGCAGTCGGGCGATCTTGAGCGTGCCGCCGCCGATTTGAGGCAGGCGCTCATCCTCGATCCGGAATTCGAGCTCGCCCAAGCGAAGCTCACGGCGATCTCGCCGCAGCTTGCCGCTGTCGACGAGCTGCCGTCCGCAGCGGCACAGAGCGAAGAAGCTGAACTTTCCCCTCAGATTGTGCCGTCCACCGTGGCGCCGTTCCAGACCGCTGCATCCGGTCAGGAAGCAGGAAAAGTCATCAGGATCGCCAGCGTCGGGGGATGGAGGACGACGGCGACCCGTTTTCCGGCGCCGGAGCCCGCAGCGAAGGCCATGGCGGCGGCCGACGGCAATGACACCCTCGTAACCGGCTCGCTCAGGCCAGCGGAAGCACTTCCCGCACCCGAACACAGCCCGGCAGCTGCAAAGCAGGCCGCTGCCGCTTCGAAAAGCCCGTCATCCGCCGAGCAAGCGCGCTACCGTCTGCAGCTTGGCGCTTTCAGGGAACCGGACGTGGCAGCACAGGCATGGGAAGAAATTTCGAGGCAGGCGCCGGGCATTATTGGCCGCTTCGATTACGCCATCCAGAAAGCAGATCTCGGGTCACGCGGCATCTTCTATCGGCTGAGAGCCGGCGGCTTTGCAGGGATTGGCGAAGCACGGACTACATGCAAATCGCTCGAAGCGCACAAGATCGAGTGCATTGTCGTTGATGGCTAGGCGGCGGCTTCCGGAGCGTTCCCGTCATTGACGTAGCGGCGCCGCCGCGGCCGAATGCCGAACCGTCTCGACGGTTGTCGCGGCCTGCCATTCATCGATAAACTCCCCGCCAACAATAACCAGACGGTTTGGGAAAGGGAGACGTATGGCCCAGCAGACGGTGGGACTTACAGCATTTGGCGGATATATCCCGCGCCTTCGCCTGCAGCGAAAAGCGGTAGCACAGGCGAACGCATGGGTCGCCCCGAACTTCCTCGGCAAGGGGAAGGGCGAGCGCTCCATGGCCAATTGGGACGAAGATGCACTGACCATGGCGGTAGAGGCGGCGCGGGACCTGCTGGGGCCCGACGACGACCGGAGCCATGTGGATGCGCTCTATCTCGGGTCGACGACCTTGCCCTTCAAAGACCGGCTGAACAGCGGCATCGTTGCGGCCGCCCTGACGCTTGATGAGCGGGTTCGCGCCGTCGATGTGGCGTCCACTCAGCGAGCGGGCACCTCGGCCCTCATGCAGGCGCTGTCCGCAGTCAAGGCGGGCGAGGCGAAGCACGCGCTGGTCCTCGCGTCCGATCACCGCAAGACCAAAGCAGTCACCGCGCAGGAACTGGATTTTGGCGACGGTGCAGCGGCCGTCTCCGTCGGCACTGAAAATGTGATTGCTGCATATCTCGGCGGCGCAAGCCTGACCGTGGATTTCGTCGATCACTTCCGGGGCGACAGCGAAGAGTTCGACTATAATTGGGAAGAACGCTGGATCCGCGACGAAGGCTTCGCAAAGATCGTTCCGCGCGCGGTGAAGGCAGCACTTGAGAACTCCGGCGTAAGTGCTGGAGAGATCAAGCACTTTGTTCTCCCGTGTAGTTTCGGCGACAAGTTTGTCCAACAGCTTGCGAAACGTTCAGGCATCGCGCCCGAAGCGGCGCGGGATACGCTCGCGGCGAATTGCGGCGAGACCGGCGCGGCCCATTCGCTCGTCATGCTCGTTCACACATTGCAGAAGGAAGCAAAGCCTGGCGACAAGGTGATGGTTCTCCATTTCGGCGGCGGTTGCGACGCTCTCGTCTTCGAAGTGACCGACAAGCTTTCGAGCCAGGCCGGGAAACGCGGCATCGTCGGTTCGCTCGCCAATCGCACAGAGGAAACCAACTACCTCAAATTCCTGACCTTCAATGGCCTCATTGAATGGGAAAAGGGAATGCGCGCCGAGCAGGACAAGAAGACCGCTCTCACCACGCTCTACCGCAACGAGGACATGCTGATGGGTCTCGTGGGCGGCCGGTGCACGGAAACGGGTGTCATCCAGTTCCCCAGGTCCCGCATATCGGTCAATCCGAACAACCACACGGTCGACACGCAGGAGCCTTACAAATTCGCCGAGAAGAAGGCGAAAATCCTATCCTGGTCGGCGGACTTCCTCTCCTTCAGCATGAACCCGCCGAACCATTACGGCATGGTCGTGTTCGACGAAGGCGGCCGGATCATGATGGATTTCACGGATGTCGAAGCCGGCACTGTCGATTCCGGCATGGAAGTGAAGCTCGTCTTCCGGATCAAGGAATTCGACGACAAGCGCGGTTTCCGCCGATATTTCTGGAAGGCAGTTCCTGTCGCGGCGAGCACAGCAAAATCACAAACGGGCCAGGCGGCCGAATAGGGAGACACGGACATGGCGGCAGGTATCAAGGACAAGGTCGCGATCCTCGGCATGGGTTGCTCGAAATTCGGCGAACGCTGGGATGCAGGCCCTGAGGAACTGATGGTCGAGGCCTATCTCGAAGCCATGCAGGACGCCGGCATCGAACCGACGCAGCTCGACGCGGCCTGGTTTTCGACGCATATCGACGAAATCGGCACCGGCAAGGGCGGCACGCCGCTTTCGGTCGCGCTCAGGCTTCCGAACATCGCGGTAACGCGCGTGGAAAACTTCTGTGCCTCAGGCTCGGAAGCCTTCCGCGGTGCCGTTTACGCGGTCGCCTCGGGAGCTGCCGATATTGCGCTCGCGGTCGGCGTCGAGAAGCTCAAGGACACAGGCTATGGCGGCTTGCCGGTCGGCAACATGGGGACGCTCAATCCGCAGTGGTCGCCGTCGGGTTCCGCACCCGGCAACTTCGCGCAGCTTGCTTCCGCCTACCGGGCGAAGCATGGCGTCAGCAAGGAAGACCTCAAGCGCGCGATCGCGCATGTTTCCGTGAAGAGCCATGCCAATGGCGCGAAGAACCCGAAGGCTCATCTCCGCAATGAGGTGACGGAAGATCAGGTGATGAACGCCCCGATGATCGCCGAACCGTTGGGCCTCTTCGATTGCTGCGGCGTGTCCGACGGTGCGGCAGCGGTGATCGTTACCACGCCGGAAATCGCCAAGGCCATGGGCAAGAAGGACATCGTCACCGTGAAGGCGATGCAGCTTTCGGTCTCGAACGGCCTCGAATCCCAGCACAACAGCTGGGATGGCAGCTATTTCCACACGGCGCGGATCGCGGCCAAGAAGGCCTACAAGGAGGCCGGCATCGACAATCCGCGCGAGGAAGTCAGCATGATGGAGGTGCATGACTGCTTCTCCATCACCGAACTTGTTACAATGGAAGATCTTTTTATCTCGCCGGAAGGTGGGGCCGTGAAGGACGTCATGGACGGGTTCTACGATGCCGATGGCAAGGTCCCGTGCCAGATCGATGGCGGCCTGAAATGCTTCGGGCATCCCATCGGGGCATCCGGCCTGCGCATGGCCTATGAGATGTATCTCCAGCTTCAGGGCCGGGCAGGCGAGCGGCAGCTTGCCAATCCGAAGATTGGATTGACGCACAATCTGGGCGGGGCCCCCTCCCAGAATGTCTGTTCGGTGACGATTATCGGCGCGCAAGGCGCGTGAACGAACTACAATAGAAAAGGCCGGGTTCTTCCCGGCCTTTTTTATGCCTTGGTTGGACCTGACATTCTGGTCCCGACATGAGGATGTCCCCGATTCCCGCTTAGTTCAGCCCTTCCGGGCCGGAGCCCGTCTCGTAATTGCTGTTCAACTCACCCATCTTTCTCTTTGGCTTTCTGCCACTGACAGCTTTGCTGTGCTTCCTCATCCGCGCCTATATGGGCCGGGAGGCAAGCCTTGGCTTTCTGGTTTTGGCCTCTCTCTTCTTTTACGGCTGGTGGAACCCGGTCTATCTGCCGCTGCTGATCGGCCTCGCGATCTTCAATTTTCTGATGGCGAAGGCCATCATGACCGAGCGGCTCAAGCCCGGCGGCGGGACAGCGACCGTCCTCACGGCCTTCGGAGTGACGGTCGATCTCGCTTCACTCGGGTTTTTCAAATACACGGATTTTTTGATCGGAACGTCCAACGCGGTGCTCGATACGGATTTTCCGCTTCAGCACATCGTTCTGCCGTTGGCCATATCCTTCTTCACCTTCCAGAAGATTGCCTATCTGGTGGATGCTCGGCGAGGCGAGGTCGAGCCCCACAGCTTTCTTGAATATTGTTTCTTCGTGATGTTCTTTCCCCAGCTCATTGCGGGGCCGATTGTGCATCACAAGGAAATATTCTCGCAGACCAAGAAGGCCCGCGGCTTCGCCTTCGACAGAATGAACATCGCTATCGGCCTCACGATCTTCTTTATCGGGCTCTTCAAGAAGGTTGTACTCGCGGACAATATCGCGCCGGTTGCGACCGCTGTCTTCAACAGTGCAGCGGCCGGCAACGAGATAGGTTTCTTCGACGCATGGGAGGGAATGCTTGCCTATACCTTCCAGCTCTATTTCGATTTTTCCGGCTATTCGGACATGGCAATCGGCGCCGCGCGCATATTCGGCATCAAGCTTCCGCTGAATTTCCATTCGCCGTACCAGGCTGTCAGCATCACGGATTTCTGGCGGCGCTGGCATATGACGCTGTCGCGTTTCCTGCGTGACTACCTCTACATCTCGCTCGGGGGCAACCGGCGTGGCAAGGTGAGGCGCTATCTCAATCTGTTTATCACCATGGCGCTTGGAGGGCTCTGGCATGGCCCCGCATGGACATTCATGCTCTGGGGTGCGGCGCACGGGCTGATGCTCATCGTCAATCATGGCTGGAACGCGCTGCCACGAAAGCCGATCAATACCTGGTGGTCGCGCGGCATTGCGCGCGCCTTGACGTTTCTGTGTGTCGCGCTTGCCTGGGTTCTTTTCCGTGCAGCGGACCTTGATGCCGCGACCGCGATTTACAGCGGGCTGGTCACATTCCCGTTTGAATTCACGGCTGAACGCGTGATCGAGAATATCGCCTGGCTCGCTTTCTGGATGGGTATCGTCTGGTTCTGGCCGAATACGCAGCAATGGTTGGCTATGGTGCGGCCCGCTTTCAACTACAAATGGGCGGATCGCCGCGCCGATCCTTTGTTGCTTCCGATCGACGGCACACGCTTTGCGCGTCTGGCGCTTTGGCGGCCAAGCAAAAGGGTAGCCATAGCCGTCGGACTTATGACTGCGGCCTCATTCCTGAGCCTTCAGCGCATCAGCGAATTCCTCTATTTCCAGTTCTGATCCATGAATATGAGCCAACACGCACCCGCCTATCTGATGACGCTCTTCGCGACGGTGGTTGTCGTTGGCGCGGTGGCCCTGGGCTTCAATGCGGCCGTCGACCCGATGTGGTATTTTGGCGGGAACAAGCTCGGAACCGTGAATTACGCGTTCAACGAGCGTTTGAGCAAAACCAACCGGTTTCTCGCGGATCCCGATTCCTATGACTGCCTTATCTTTGGCGATAGCCGGGTGACGCTGCTCCCTGAGGACAAGATCAAGGGTTATCGCTGTTTCAATTTCGCGTTCTCGGCGGGAAAGGCGGAAGAAGCCGTCGCCTTCGCGCGCTATGTCGAGGAGCGCGGCTTCAAGCCCAGGCTCGTCATCATGGGCGTTCCGGCAGCGGCATTTCGCGAGCGCATCGGCGGCGTCAATATTCCTCCCTTCATAAAGGAGGGTGGAGAGCCGAAGTCCGCTTATCTCTCTTATCTTTCATTTGATGCCGTCTCCATGTCTTGGCAGACGCTATTCGGGCCGTCTCCTCTCGACCGCGTGTATGACAGGGACTTCAACTGCAAGGTAGCTCCGGGGGCACCCGCCTACGATCCGAAAGTTCCGCTCCGGGATCTGATGGCCGGTAAGTTCACAGGAACGCAGCGTGTTCGTTTCTATGACGATATGCGCGGTATCTTTCCTGATGCGGAGCTTGTCGGTTATGTGCCGCCAATTTCTGCGTGGGCGATCAAGTCTTATGCGGATGCCGGTTGGCTGGATGGCTATGTGCGCGCACTTCAACTTGCTTCCGAGAAGTTCGACCGCTTTCTCGACTATGGCGTGCCTTCCGAGCTCACCATCGACGTCGAGAACACTTACGACGGCACTCATTATTCCGAACCAGCGAATGCCGCTGTTGCCCAGTCTCTTCTTTCAGGAGGGATGCAAGATACTCTGAATGTGAAAGCCCTCTCGGCCGAAGAAATGCTGACGACATACCGGGAGCGCCTCGATTTTTACGACGCGAAAATCCAGGCGGGTCTTTCGCATTAAGCGGCGAGCGTGCTCCTGGAGATGCATTCGGTCGCTGTCGGGGCTATCACCACAAAAATCTGATCCACCTCCGCCCCGGAAGATGAGACCGGAAAGACACCGCGATGCACGGTAATGAACTCGCGTTTCTTGATCGGGAGGTGAGTAATCGAGAAAATTGGGCGATACGTCACGAGCACACGGCTAAATTCAAGCCGGCGGATCTCGGCACCTTCGGGGGTGAGATTTTCACCCAGCGTTTTGCCGGTATAGTCGACACCGAATAATTCCGTGCAACCGGTTCCCGCAAGGCGGTAGCGGTATTCGGTGCCGGTGCGCTGCGATATCGCTTCGAGCACCAGAAGCCAACTCAAAATTCCGGCAATTTCAGCAGGGTTTATCTGCTGGCGGCACGGCACGCCGGTCGCCCGCGCCTGTTGAGTCCAGTAGGCATTGAAGGCCCACACAGGGTGCCGGGACGAGATGGCCGATATATCGATTTCGGTGTAGGGCAAGGAACAACCTGCGGGTACTCGTACTGACAAGCCACACAATGCGCGGCGATTTTGCAGTTAAGCCCAAAACGCTTACCAAATTGTCACCTGCCGCCCGGCGGCCGCTACCCTCTCTTCTGGAGATAGGCTGCGACACGTT
Above is a window of Parvibaculum lavamentivorans DS-1 DNA encoding:
- a CDS encoding MBOAT family O-acyltransferase, producing the protein MLFNSPIFLFGFLPLTALLCFLIRAYMGREASLGFLVLASLFFYGWWNPVYLPLLIGLAIFNFLMAKAIMTERLKPGGGTATVLTAFGVTVDLASLGFFKYTDFLIGTSNAVLDTDFPLQHIVLPLAISFFTFQKIAYLVDARRGEVEPHSFLEYCFFVMFFPQLIAGPIVHHKEIFSQTKKARGFAFDRMNIAIGLTIFFIGLFKKVVLADNIAPVATAVFNSAAAGNEIGFFDAWEGMLAYTFQLYFDFSGYSDMAIGAARIFGIKLPLNFHSPYQAVSITDFWRRWHMTLSRFLRDYLYISLGGNRRGKVRRYLNLFITMALGGLWHGPAWTFMLWGAAHGLMLIVNHGWNALPRKPINTWWSRGIARALTFLCVALAWVLFRAADLDAATAIYSGLVTFPFEFTAERVIENIAWLAFWMGIVWFWPNTQQWLAMVRPAFNYKWADRRADPLLLPIDGTRFARLALWRPSKRVAIAVGLMTAASFLSLQRISEFLYFQF
- a CDS encoding hydroxymethylglutaryl-CoA synthase family protein, encoding MAQQTVGLTAFGGYIPRLRLQRKAVAQANAWVAPNFLGKGKGERSMANWDEDALTMAVEAARDLLGPDDDRSHVDALYLGSTTLPFKDRLNSGIVAAALTLDERVRAVDVASTQRAGTSALMQALSAVKAGEAKHALVLASDHRKTKAVTAQELDFGDGAAAVSVGTENVIAAYLGGASLTVDFVDHFRGDSEEFDYNWEERWIRDEGFAKIVPRAVKAALENSGVSAGEIKHFVLPCSFGDKFVQQLAKRSGIAPEAARDTLAANCGETGAAHSLVMLVHTLQKEAKPGDKVMVLHFGGGCDALVFEVTDKLSSQAGKRGIVGSLANRTEETNYLKFLTFNGLIEWEKGMRAEQDKKTALTTLYRNEDMLMGLVGGRCTETGVIQFPRSRISVNPNNHTVDTQEPYKFAEKKAKILSWSADFLSFSMNPPNHYGMVVFDEGGRIMMDFTDVEAGTVDSGMEVKLVFRIKEFDDKRGFRRYFWKAVPVAASTAKSQTGQAAE
- a CDS encoding acetyl-CoA acetyltransferase — its product is MAAGIKDKVAILGMGCSKFGERWDAGPEELMVEAYLEAMQDAGIEPTQLDAAWFSTHIDEIGTGKGGTPLSVALRLPNIAVTRVENFCASGSEAFRGAVYAVASGAADIALAVGVEKLKDTGYGGLPVGNMGTLNPQWSPSGSAPGNFAQLASAYRAKHGVSKEDLKRAIAHVSVKSHANGAKNPKAHLRNEVTEDQVMNAPMIAEPLGLFDCCGVSDGAAAVIVTTPEIAKAMGKKDIVTVKAMQLSVSNGLESQHNSWDGSYFHTARIAAKKAYKEAGIDNPREEVSMMEVHDCFSITELVTMEDLFISPEGGAVKDVMDGFYDADGKVPCQIDGGLKCFGHPIGASGLRMAYEMYLQLQGRAGERQLANPKIGLTHNLGGAPSQNVCSVTIIGAQGA
- a CDS encoding PAS domain-containing protein, translating into MPYTEIDISAISSRHPVWAFNAYWTQQARATGVPCRQQINPAEIAGILSWLLVLEAISQRTGTEYRYRLAGTGCTELFGVDYTGKTLGENLTPEGAEIRRLEFSRVLVTYRPIFSITHLPIKKREFITVHRGVFPVSSSGAEVDQIFVVIAPTATECISRSTLAA
- a CDS encoding SPOR domain-containing protein; protein product: MALLLPAPYPASASSAEDEAAALMKAGADSIERGQYDKAAVDFSNALDSGGLTPEGRALAYHHRGVSFLKVGQQDAAIADYTRAITANALPAMVLARAYYNRGIAYSNTGKVDAAERDYLKTIELTPDYAAAYHNLANLERRRHAYDDAILHYTAAIDNMQGRERKLPLFGRALALEQSGDLERAAADLRQALILDPEFELAQAKLTAISPQLAAVDELPSAAAQSEEAELSPQIVPSTVAPFQTAASGQEAGKVIRIASVGGWRTTATRFPAPEPAAKAMAAADGNDTLVTGSLRPAEALPAPEHSPAAAKQAAAASKSPSSAEQARYRLQLGAFREPDVAAQAWEEISRQAPGIIGRFDYAIQKADLGSRGIFYRLRAGGFAGIGEARTTCKSLEAHKIECIVVDG